In the Flavisolibacter tropicus genome, one interval contains:
- a CDS encoding class I SAM-dependent methyltransferase has product MAAAEWYKDWFNSSYYHKLYFDRDEKEAEAFMQQLIQHLRPASNSRMVDIACGKGRHSKFLATQGFDVTGIDISPDSIQFAQQFASDNLHFYVHDMRLLFWINYFDYAFNLFTSFGYFATRREHDDAIRTIAASLKPSGKVVIDYLNVHYVEDRLVHNEVKSIDGTIYEIHRWHTDTHFYKKITVTDPALSHPLFHEEKVAKFSLGDFTDMLSFQGLQVTEVFGDYQLNPYDIRKTPRLILIAQKQ; this is encoded by the coding sequence ATGGCAGCGGCTGAATGGTATAAAGACTGGTTCAATTCTTCTTACTATCATAAATTATATTTTGACAGGGACGAGAAAGAAGCTGAGGCCTTTATGCAACAGCTAATTCAGCATTTGCGTCCCGCTTCCAACAGTCGCATGGTAGATATTGCCTGCGGAAAAGGCCGTCATAGTAAGTTTCTGGCCACCCAAGGCTTTGATGTTACCGGAATCGACATTTCTCCAGACAGCATCCAATTTGCCCAACAATTTGCTTCAGACAACCTGCATTTTTATGTTCACGATATGCGGCTCTTGTTTTGGATCAATTATTTTGACTATGCCTTTAACCTCTTTACATCCTTTGGCTACTTTGCCACTCGCCGGGAGCATGATGATGCTATACGCACCATTGCCGCTAGTTTAAAGCCGTCTGGGAAAGTGGTCATTGACTATTTAAATGTTCATTATGTAGAAGACCGCCTGGTACATAATGAAGTTAAATCAATTGATGGAACAATCTATGAGATCCATCGCTGGCATACCGATACCCACTTTTATAAAAAGATTACGGTTACCGACCCAGCCCTATCTCACCCACTTTTCCATGAAGAAAAAGTAGCCAAGTTCTCACTTGGCGATTTTACAGACATGCTATCCTTTCAAGGCCTGCAGGTTACAGAGGTTTTTGGCGATTATCAACTGAACCCATACGATATCCGAAAAACTCCTCGCCTCATCCTTATTGCCCAGAAACAATGA
- a CDS encoding LTA synthase family protein, translating into MLIKTGLPKTILWVINLLLIYVLLFTAFRLALIIAFKPEEEAWGNIVPSLLLGLRFDLRWISLLLLPIVLISLYPTFSPFYSERNRKWWTWYLAFVTFIVVFFFAADFGCFSYNKTRLNASALNFAEDPGISATMMWESYPVFWLLLLLLLAVLGLRWIFWQTHSYVIVKTDGRGIQYQRKWFLMASCLFGLLVYGSLSSQPLKWNNAFVLQDSFRSYMALNPLQNFFTTLRFRKPQATSNAAEQYFPVMKDWLQLPKGQTSYERMSKPDVVLSKPNVVLVLCESFSMYKSSMSGNPTGSTPFFDSLRREGAFFNRCFSPHFSTARGLFATVTGIPDVQLSKFSTRNPEALNQHTIINDFEGYKKMYFLGGDPSFNNFAGLLQNIKGLEMVTEGQFQSKPINVWGISDKDLFLEANKRFATQTEPFFAIVQTADNHRPFMIPEEEKVFQKRDVPVDTLKKYGFESVDEYNSFRYADYCFKTFMEAAKKEKYFNNTVFVFVGDHGVSGNAKAIYGDVWTQERLTDEHVPLLFFGPKWVPAQQRGEVVSQIDVLPTIASITGQTFTNTTLGRNVLNNAGGNHFAFIIHHDEGRIGLVTDDYYFTKNINFIKEELHFISNKKFTPAQQDSIKQKLSGVTTAYYETAKWMLLNNKQN; encoded by the coding sequence ATGTTAATAAAGACCGGACTTCCGAAAACGATATTGTGGGTGATCAACCTACTGTTGATCTATGTATTGCTATTTACGGCTTTTCGCCTGGCTTTAATTATTGCATTTAAGCCAGAAGAGGAGGCTTGGGGAAATATTGTACCATCGCTTCTATTGGGTCTTCGTTTCGACCTGCGTTGGATAAGTTTGCTTTTGTTACCTATAGTCTTGATTAGCCTTTATCCAACTTTTTCGCCATTTTATTCTGAACGGAACCGAAAGTGGTGGACCTGGTACCTAGCATTTGTAACCTTTATCGTTGTATTCTTTTTTGCAGCTGATTTTGGTTGTTTCTCTTATAATAAAACCCGTTTAAATGCCAGCGCTCTGAATTTTGCAGAGGATCCGGGTATTTCTGCCACTATGATGTGGGAGTCGTATCCCGTATTTTGGCTGTTATTATTGTTATTGCTTGCCGTACTAGGATTACGTTGGATATTCTGGCAAACCCATTCCTATGTAATTGTAAAAACTGATGGGCGGGGTATTCAATACCAGCGGAAGTGGTTTTTAATGGCGTCTTGCTTGTTTGGTTTACTGGTATACGGAAGTTTGTCCAGTCAACCTTTGAAATGGAATAATGCCTTTGTATTGCAAGACAGTTTCCGTTCGTACATGGCATTAAATCCCCTGCAGAACTTTTTTACAACGCTACGTTTTAGGAAACCACAGGCTACGTCTAATGCTGCTGAGCAGTACTTCCCCGTAATGAAGGACTGGTTGCAACTGCCCAAAGGGCAAACGTCGTATGAGCGTATGTCTAAGCCCGACGTGGTTTTATCCAAACCAAACGTAGTGCTAGTATTGTGTGAGTCATTCAGTATGTATAAAAGCAGTATGAGCGGGAATCCAACAGGCTCGACCCCCTTCTTTGACTCATTGCGTAGAGAAGGAGCTTTTTTTAACCGCTGCTTTTCACCCCATTTCTCTACTGCCAGAGGGTTATTTGCAACGGTAACTGGCATTCCGGATGTACAGCTATCCAAGTTTTCTACCAGAAACCCTGAAGCGCTGAACCAGCACACTATTATTAATGATTTTGAGGGATACAAAAAGATGTATTTTTTAGGCGGGGATCCTTCCTTCAACAATTTTGCTGGCCTTCTACAAAACATAAAAGGGCTGGAAATGGTAACGGAAGGTCAATTCCAATCTAAGCCTATCAATGTATGGGGTATAAGTGATAAGGATCTGTTTTTGGAGGCTAATAAACGCTTTGCCACACAAACAGAACCATTTTTTGCTATTGTACAGACGGCGGATAATCACCGTCCCTTTATGATACCAGAAGAAGAGAAGGTGTTTCAAAAGCGAGACGTGCCAGTAGACACACTAAAGAAATATGGTTTTGAATCAGTTGATGAATATAACTCCTTCCGATATGCGGATTATTGTTTCAAAACGTTTATGGAAGCTGCCAAGAAAGAAAAGTACTTTAATAATACTGTATTTGTTTTTGTAGGTGATCATGGTGTATCGGGGAATGCCAAGGCTATTTATGGTGATGTATGGACGCAGGAACGTTTAACAGATGAGCACGTGCCCTTATTGTTTTTCGGACCGAAATGGGTGCCAGCTCAACAGCGAGGTGAAGTCGTTTCGCAAATAGATGTATTGCCTACCATAGCATCTATTACTGGTCAAACTTTTACAAATACAACATTGGGCAGAAACGTTTTAAATAATGCAGGTGGGAATCATTTTGCCTTTATTATACACCATGATGAAGGGCGAATAGGCTTGGTAACGGACGACTATTACTTTACTAAGAATATCAATTTTATAAAAGAAGAACTTCATTTTATCAGTAACAAAAAGTTTACTCCAGCCCAGCAGGATTCCATCAAACAAAAGCTGTCGGGGGTAACAACAGCCTACTATGAGACCGCTAAATGGATGTTATTGAATAATAAGCAGAACTAG
- a CDS encoding phosphatase PAP2 family protein, producing the protein MDVQLLTMTIWQKLDAWDKWLFIKLNSGYTNRFFDFILPYIRDSVFWAPLYIFILVFMTANFGKKGWLWCLGFICTVATIDIIGARVFKEGFERLRPCQDPLFFQNVRLLLKNCSGSYSFVSNHAANHFGIATYMAITLRPTLGKWIYALYIWAAFISYAQIYVGVHYPLDVIAGAGLGTLMGFAYSKTFHRQVGNFTLA; encoded by the coding sequence ATGGATGTTCAGCTATTGACAATGACGATATGGCAAAAATTAGACGCTTGGGATAAATGGCTGTTCATCAAATTAAACAGCGGATATACCAACCGCTTCTTTGACTTCATCCTGCCTTACATCCGCGACTCTGTTTTCTGGGCGCCACTCTATATATTCATTTTGGTTTTCATGACAGCCAATTTTGGTAAAAAAGGCTGGCTTTGGTGCTTGGGATTTATTTGTACCGTTGCCACTATTGATATTATCGGAGCTCGGGTGTTTAAAGAAGGCTTTGAGCGGTTGCGCCCCTGCCAGGACCCCCTGTTTTTTCAAAATGTAAGACTATTGTTAAAAAACTGTTCGGGCAGCTATAGTTTCGTATCCAACCACGCGGCTAACCACTTTGGAATTGCCACTTATATGGCCATCACTCTTCGCCCCACTCTAGGCAAATGGATCTACGCCCTTTATATTTGGGCAGCGTTCATTTCGTATGCACAGATCTATGTTGGAGTACATTATCCGCTAGATGTTATCGCCGGCGCCGGCCTTGGCACACTAATGGGATTTGCTTATTCGAAAACTTTTCACAGACAAGTAGGTAATTTTACCTTAGCATAA
- a CDS encoding hemolysin family protein: MEIFILLGLILVNALFVMSEIALVSARKARLESAAEKGDAKAKLALYLSNSPEIFLSAAQIGITLIAILTGVYSGERFSVYVQPYLEKIEALRPYAETIATTIIVILVTFLSIVFGELIPKRIGLLKAEKIAKMVAKPVHVFSKITHPFVWLLNRTSNLFFKLFNIKTSSDDAVTEEEIKAIISEGTEAGTIEEEEKEMIERIFHLGDRNITSLMTHRSDMVWFNVTDNEETIRQTIIDHPHSLYPVCEGDIDSIKGVVSIKDLYVADDFTLFKDLMKPAFFVPDNNTAYQVMEKFKQSQTYSCFIVDEYGSIRGMITINDIMEAIIGDMPEINDHDDYEIIEREDGSYLVDAQIPFFDFLNRFDKTEWMAESEYEYDTLAGCILHELERIPQTGDKLEWKDFKIEIIDMDGHRIDKVLVTPSQEILDEMEED, translated from the coding sequence ATGGAAATTTTCATACTGCTGGGCCTTATTTTAGTAAATGCGTTATTTGTAATGTCAGAAATAGCACTAGTATCGGCCCGGAAAGCCCGCCTGGAAAGTGCTGCAGAGAAAGGCGATGCCAAAGCAAAACTCGCCTTATATCTTTCAAATAGCCCTGAGATCTTTTTATCAGCTGCTCAAATTGGCATTACCCTCATTGCCATTTTAACGGGTGTTTATTCTGGCGAACGATTCAGCGTATATGTTCAACCCTACCTGGAAAAGATAGAAGCACTGCGTCCGTATGCAGAAACCATCGCCACAACTATCATTGTTATATTGGTGACTTTCCTGTCTATTGTCTTTGGAGAATTGATTCCAAAACGGATCGGCTTATTAAAAGCAGAAAAGATCGCTAAAATGGTAGCTAAGCCTGTACACGTGTTTTCCAAGATCACACACCCCTTTGTTTGGCTGCTAAACAGGACCAGCAATTTATTCTTCAAACTCTTCAATATAAAAACATCCTCAGACGATGCCGTTACAGAAGAAGAAATCAAGGCCATCATTAGTGAAGGAACTGAAGCAGGCACCATTGAAGAAGAAGAAAAGGAAATGATCGAGCGGATCTTTCACCTTGGAGACCGCAATATCACCTCCTTAATGACGCACCGCAGCGATATGGTTTGGTTTAATGTAACGGATAATGAAGAAACGATCCGTCAAACGATAATTGATCACCCCCACTCTTTATACCCTGTTTGTGAAGGAGATATAGACAGCATTAAAGGCGTAGTCTCCATAAAGGATCTTTATGTTGCCGATGATTTCACGCTCTTTAAAGACCTGATGAAACCGGCATTCTTTGTTCCGGACAACAATACCGCCTACCAGGTCATGGAAAAATTTAAGCAGTCACAAACCTATTCCTGCTTTATCGTGGACGAATATGGCAGTATTAGGGGTATGATTACAATAAATGACATCATGGAAGCTATCATTGGCGATATGCCAGAGATAAATGATCATGACGATTATGAAATAATTGAACGCGAAGACGGCAGCTACCTGGTAGATGCCCAAATTCCTTTCTTCGACTTCCTCAACCGTTTTGACAAAACAGAATGGATGGCTGAAAGCGAGTACGAATACGATACATTAGCAGGATGTATTCTTCATGAGTTAGAGCGTATTCCCCAAACTGGCGACAAACTAGAATGGAAAGACTTCAAAATTGAAATCATCGACATGGACGGCCACCGTATCGACAAGGTTTTAGTTACTCCCAGCCAGGAAATCCTTGACGAAATGGAAGAAGATTAA
- a CDS encoding cyanophycin synthetase family protein — MKLDLEDLEYRPSNKIEGFRERIEQLIPTLIEHQCSEGHRGGFFKRVEDGTWMGHIIEHIALEVQSLAGMNCGFGRTRSTGERDGIYNVVFEYDQEEAGIYTTKAAVQIAQALVNGIKYNIEADILALKRIHKENRLPSSLTHLIREASKRNIPYMLLDNNSLIQLGYGNHQKQIHTDRIKPASGILIEDLFAKGNNGRIPIISIAGSRGKTLTSLLIAHIAQAAGKNVGRSTSNYSSIQNHLTFHNNCTERDAAQLVLIDPTVDFAVLPCDHQSILTSGLAFQKCDVAIVTNIISDYVGSNNIRSIEQLVRVIQVVPETVSDQGYAILNADDDLVYKMQEDLSCKIALFSISECNSHIRAHCEKGNKAAILENGFISVLTGSDKVRLMPVEDIPIASDRKNIDFILAAVLSTYLFQDITLENIRQALQTFTPLSTHKPEMLNFSN, encoded by the coding sequence ATGAAATTAGACCTGGAGGACTTAGAATACCGTCCTTCCAATAAGATTGAAGGATTTAGAGAGCGGATTGAGCAATTAATACCAACATTAATTGAACACCAGTGTAGTGAAGGACATAGAGGCGGATTCTTTAAACGTGTGGAAGACGGCACCTGGATGGGGCATATCATTGAACATATAGCGCTGGAGGTCCAATCTTTAGCAGGTATGAATTGCGGCTTTGGCCGCACCAGAAGCACTGGTGAACGAGATGGCATTTATAATGTGGTATTTGAATATGATCAGGAAGAAGCTGGTATTTATACAACAAAAGCGGCTGTACAAATTGCACAAGCGTTGGTCAATGGTATAAAATATAATATTGAAGCGGACATACTAGCACTTAAAAGAATTCATAAAGAAAATAGACTACCCTCATCCCTAACCCACCTTATAAGGGAAGCCAGTAAGCGTAACATACCGTATATGCTTCTGGATAACAATTCACTTATTCAATTGGGCTATGGCAACCACCAAAAGCAAATTCATACTGACAGGATCAAGCCTGCATCAGGTATATTAATAGAAGATCTTTTTGCTAAAGGCAATAATGGCCGCATTCCCATTATTTCAATTGCAGGTTCCAGAGGGAAGACACTAACGTCTCTCCTAATAGCTCACATAGCTCAAGCCGCCGGTAAAAATGTAGGCCGCTCTACTTCCAACTACTCCTCTATTCAGAACCACCTAACATTTCACAACAATTGTACAGAAAGAGACGCTGCCCAACTTGTGTTAATAGATCCAACCGTCGACTTTGCTGTGTTACCATGTGATCACCAAAGCATATTAACTAGCGGGCTAGCGTTTCAGAAGTGTGATGTGGCAATTGTAACAAATATTATCTCTGATTATGTTGGCTCAAATAACATTCGCTCTATTGAACAACTAGTCAGAGTCATCCAAGTAGTACCAGAAACCGTTTCTGATCAAGGCTATGCGATTCTAAATGCAGACGATGATTTAGTTTATAAAATGCAAGAAGACCTAAGCTGCAAGATTGCTTTGTTTAGTATAAGTGAATGTAACTCACACATTAGAGCACATTGTGAAAAAGGCAACAAGGCTGCCATTCTTGAAAATGGATTTATATCAGTATTGACCGGCAGCGACAAAGTCCGGCTAATGCCAGTTGAAGACATTCCAATCGCATCCGACAGGAAAAATATTGACTTTATATTAGCGGCAGTATTATCTACTTATTTATTTCAAGATATCACACTAGAGAATATCCGACAAGCACTGCAAACGTTTACACCTTTGTCTACACACAAACCAGAAATGCTGAACTTCTCTAACTAA
- the rfbD gene encoding dTDP-4-dehydrorhamnose reductase, whose product MKIVVTGANGQLGKEIQAFQNSYPKAQIHFFTKEDLNIADLENVKLIFNQLHPDYCINCAAYTAVDKAETERETAFLINETGTKNLALVSSQFGTKFIHISTDYVFDGNGSDPYKEEHPVDPQNIYGLSKLRGEEGALAVNTESIIIRTAWVYSEYGNNFVKTMLRLLQSKEEISVVADQLGSPTYAADLAKAILSIIDSGKWVPGIYHYSNDGIISWFEFANAIQQYIQSKCRVNAIPTSAFPTPAKRPAYSVLNKEKIKTTFGLTIPDWETSLHHCLDRLKEVGAW is encoded by the coding sequence ATGAAAATTGTTGTTACAGGAGCAAATGGTCAATTGGGAAAAGAGATTCAAGCTTTTCAGAATAGCTATCCTAAGGCGCAAATCCATTTTTTTACCAAAGAGGATTTGAATATTGCTGATCTGGAAAATGTTAAATTGATATTTAATCAGCTACATCCAGATTATTGTATCAATTGTGCTGCTTATACAGCTGTAGATAAAGCTGAAACAGAAAGGGAAACAGCTTTTCTGATTAATGAAACAGGTACTAAAAATCTGGCGCTTGTTTCTTCTCAATTTGGGACTAAGTTTATTCATATATCCACCGATTACGTATTTGATGGAAATGGGAGTGATCCTTATAAAGAAGAGCATCCTGTAGATCCTCAAAATATTTATGGGTTATCAAAACTTAGAGGCGAAGAGGGAGCTTTGGCTGTAAATACAGAAAGCATAATTATTCGTACCGCATGGGTGTATTCGGAGTATGGGAACAATTTTGTAAAGACGATGCTTCGCCTGCTGCAATCTAAAGAAGAAATCAGTGTAGTAGCAGACCAACTGGGTAGTCCTACGTATGCGGCGGATTTGGCAAAGGCTATTTTATCAATTATTGATTCTGGTAAGTGGGTTCCAGGCATCTACCATTATAGTAACGATGGAATTATATCCTGGTTTGAATTTGCAAATGCTATTCAGCAGTATATACAATCGAAATGCCGAGTAAATGCAATTCCAACTAGCGCTTTTCCAACTCCAGCAAAGCGTCCTGCTTATTCCGTGCTGAATAAAGAAAAGATTAAAACAACCTTTGGTTTAACGATTCCTGATTGGGAAACCAGTTTACATCATTGTCTGGATCGATTAAAAGAAGTAGGCGCTTGGTAA
- the rfbC gene encoding dTDP-4-dehydrorhamnose 3,5-epimerase: MKFTACDLPGLIVIEPTVFGDSRGYFFEAYNESLFHKNGIDYKFVQDNQSRSSHGVIRGLHFQLNPFAQVKLVRVLEGAILDVAVDIRKGSPTFGKYFSVELTSENKKQLLIPAGFAHGFSVLSETASVLYKCNQFYNKESEGGIRFDDPALNIDWQVDLKQAVVSSKDIELPLLKDCVSNFEF, encoded by the coding sequence ATGAAGTTTACTGCTTGTGATTTACCCGGGTTGATTGTTATTGAACCCACTGTATTTGGAGATAGCCGCGGCTATTTCTTTGAAGCTTACAATGAGAGCCTTTTTCATAAAAATGGAATTGACTACAAATTTGTTCAAGACAATCAATCCCGGTCTTCGCATGGCGTAATCAGGGGGTTGCATTTTCAATTAAACCCCTTTGCTCAGGTAAAATTAGTACGTGTTTTAGAGGGTGCCATTTTAGATGTGGCAGTTGATATACGTAAAGGGTCTCCTACATTTGGAAAGTACTTTAGTGTTGAACTTACTTCGGAAAATAAAAAGCAGTTATTAATTCCTGCCGGTTTTGCGCATGGGTTTTCTGTATTGTCTGAAACAGCCTCTGTGTTATATAAGTGCAACCAGTTTTATAATAAAGAAAGTGAAGGGGGAATACGGTTTGATGATCCTGCGTTGAATATTGATTGGCAGGTTGACTTAAAGCAAGCCGTTGTTTCTTCAAAAGACATTGAATTGCCTTTGCTAAAAGATTGCGTATCCAATTTTGAATTTTAA
- a CDS encoding nucleotide sugar dehydrogenase, protein MYQELLEKKEKLAVIGLGYVGLPIALEFAKKLSVIGFDINEKRIELMKQGIDPSNELEKEAFEGCDITFTNSLDVLREAKFFIVAVPTPVDDHNVPDLNPVKRASETIGKVIKKGDYVVFESTVYPGCTEEDCLPIIEKLSGLRMKTDFKLGYSPERINPGDKKHTLASIVKVVSGCDAESLDIIAKVYEVVVKAGVHKASSIKVAEAAKIIENTQRDLNIALMNELSIIFDKMGINTYEVLEAAGTKWNFLKFSPGLVGGHCIGVDPYYLTYKASELGYNSRVILAGRYINDNMSLYLARKVVQHIIKNVSDVKSARVLVMGATFKENVSDIRNSKVADVVRELQSFFLNVDVVDPYADSEELKHEYGFGLTEKAHGEYDAVIVSVCHEPYAELDDTDFATLTKPHALVADLKGTYRNKLKSRQYWSF, encoded by the coding sequence ATGTACCAAGAATTACTGGAAAAGAAAGAAAAGTTAGCCGTAATTGGATTAGGTTATGTAGGACTTCCTATTGCCTTAGAATTTGCCAAAAAGCTTTCTGTTATTGGTTTTGATATCAATGAGAAGCGCATAGAGTTGATGAAGCAGGGCATTGACCCTAGCAATGAGTTGGAAAAGGAAGCTTTTGAAGGGTGTGATATCACCTTTACCAATTCACTTGACGTACTACGTGAAGCAAAATTCTTTATTGTAGCAGTACCAACTCCTGTTGATGATCATAATGTGCCTGATTTGAACCCTGTTAAAAGAGCTTCAGAAACAATAGGGAAGGTGATTAAGAAAGGTGACTATGTAGTGTTTGAATCGACTGTATATCCAGGATGTACAGAGGAGGATTGCTTACCTATCATTGAAAAGCTGTCTGGTTTAAGAATGAAGACAGATTTCAAATTGGGTTACTCTCCAGAGCGTATCAATCCAGGTGATAAGAAACATACATTAGCATCAATTGTAAAAGTAGTTTCTGGTTGTGACGCTGAATCTTTAGATATAATTGCGAAGGTTTATGAAGTGGTTGTGAAAGCAGGTGTTCACAAAGCTTCATCTATTAAGGTAGCTGAGGCTGCTAAAATTATTGAGAATACGCAGCGTGATTTGAATATTGCATTGATGAACGAGTTGTCGATCATCTTTGACAAAATGGGAATTAATACCTATGAAGTATTAGAAGCAGCTGGTACCAAATGGAACTTCTTGAAGTTTTCTCCAGGTTTAGTTGGAGGCCATTGTATAGGTGTGGATCCTTACTACTTAACGTATAAGGCTAGTGAGCTAGGGTATAATTCTCGTGTAATTCTAGCTGGTCGTTATATCAATGATAATATGTCGCTGTACTTAGCTCGCAAAGTGGTACAACATATAATTAAAAATGTAAGCGATGTGAAATCAGCAAGAGTGCTGGTAATGGGTGCTACATTCAAAGAGAATGTTAGTGATATCCGTAACTCAAAAGTGGCTGATGTAGTAAGAGAGTTGCAGTCCTTCTTCTTAAATGTAGATGTAGTAGATCCATATGCTGATTCAGAAGAGTTGAAGCATGAGTATGGTTTTGGTTTGACAGAAAAAGCACATGGTGAATATGATGCAGTTATTGTAAGTGTTTGTCATGAACCTTACGCTGAATTAGATGATACAGACTTTGCAACACTTACAAAACCACATGCCTTAGTTGCTGATTTAAAAGGTACCTATCGTAATAAATTAAAATCCAGACAATACTGGAGTTTCTAA
- a CDS encoding DegT/DnrJ/EryC1/StrS family aminotransferase → MRPIQMVDLKQQYRKIKEEVDAAVINVLESSAFINGPQVQSFATALAQYNGVQHVIPCANGTDALQISMMALGLQPGDEVITPSFTYIATTEVIALLRLTPVFVDVDPQTFCMDAAALQKAITPKTKAIVPVHLYGQAANMEEILKIAEAHNLFVIEDNAQAIGSDYYFSDGTTKKTGSLGTCSGTSFFPSKNLGCYGDGGAILTNDDALAAQLRMVANHGQSKRYYHDVVGCNSRLDTIQAAILEIKLRYLDSYIDARRKVADGYDAAFAGHPKITTPFRAPYCKHVFHQYTLLLEGVDRNGLVDHLASQGIPSMIYYPVPAHRQQMFASFGADATNLPVTDWLTERVVSLPIHTEMEEGQLQYITKSVLDYIR, encoded by the coding sequence ATGCGACCAATACAGATGGTTGATTTAAAGCAACAGTATAGAAAGATTAAAGAGGAAGTGGATGCTGCGGTAATAAATGTGCTTGAAAGTAGTGCCTTTATTAATGGTCCGCAGGTTCAAAGTTTTGCTACAGCTTTAGCCCAATATAATGGTGTGCAACACGTGATCCCTTGTGCAAATGGTACCGATGCCCTGCAAATTTCAATGATGGCATTAGGTTTGCAACCGGGGGATGAAGTGATTACGCCGTCCTTTACTTATATAGCTACTACAGAAGTAATTGCCCTTTTACGTTTGACGCCGGTATTTGTAGATGTGGACCCGCAAACGTTTTGTATGGATGCAGCCGCTTTACAAAAAGCCATCACACCCAAAACAAAGGCTATTGTTCCTGTACATCTTTATGGGCAGGCGGCTAACATGGAGGAGATTTTGAAAATAGCAGAAGCACATAATTTATTTGTAATAGAAGATAATGCCCAGGCTATAGGAAGTGATTACTATTTTTCTGATGGTACAACTAAAAAAACGGGTTCGTTAGGTACTTGTAGCGGAACCTCTTTTTTCCCGTCAAAAAATTTAGGCTGTTATGGAGATGGTGGCGCTATTTTGACAAATGATGATGCATTGGCCGCTCAATTACGTATGGTTGCTAATCATGGACAAAGTAAGCGTTACTATCATGATGTAGTAGGGTGTAATAGTCGGTTAGATACTATTCAAGCAGCAATACTAGAAATAAAGTTGCGTTACCTTGATTCCTATATAGATGCACGTAGAAAGGTGGCAGATGGTTATGACGCTGCATTTGCTGGTCATCCAAAAATAACAACACCATTCCGCGCCCCATATTGTAAACATGTGTTTCATCAATATACGCTTTTACTAGAGGGGGTAGATAGAAACGGATTGGTTGATCATTTAGCTAGTCAAGGTATACCATCTATGATCTATTATCCTGTGCCAGCACATCGCCAACAAATGTTTGCTTCATTTGGAGCCGATGCTACTAATCTGCCAGTCACAGACTGGTTGACCGAACGAGTAGTTTCCCTTCCTATTCATACAGAGATGGAAGAGGGTCAACTGCAGTACATTACAAAAAGTGTTTTAGACTATATTCGCTAG